AAATGTTAAAAAAAATCTCAAACATAGTGCTACTACTTGGAACAGTTTCAAACCTGCTATACTCCTGCGCAAAAGTATCCACGAAAATTTCAATTCCAGAACCACAAGTTAAAACAGATGTTAAAATAACAATAGTTGAGATTAAAAACATATCCACTAACACAAACCTAAATCTAGGCTACTTGATGGATATAATAAAGAACAGAGGAATCCAAATTGACTTCTCAGAATATTACGAAAACTCACCAGAAAAAGCTTTGGAAGACTTCAAAGAAATCTCTCAAAAAAATAGTTCTGCTTCCGATACAACCAACAACTTAAGCAACAAACTTGAGATAGACCTAGATAGCCTGATAAAAGGTAACCTAAAAAAGAATATTAAAAGATTCATAGAAAAACTAGGGAAATACCCCTGCACCGAAAAAGAGATAAACATCATCAACCTCTCAAAGATAGAAGAAGAAGTTATTAAACACTTGACTAACCAAGAAATTCAGAAGTTCATATTTACCAACTATACTACTAACACAATCTTTGAGACAAACTACTATATTTCCGAGAGTGACACCAACAAACTGAGAGTTGAAATTACCGAAAAGGAGATATTTGTTTCTGAGCTAAAAGTGAGCAACGAATTTCTTTGGAAAAACATCATAAGCAACTATCCTTGGGTACTGAAGGTAACAAACGGCATTCCTTTCGTTGAAGGCACACCTAGTGATTTCTCTATATCAGTATTCTACGATATCTATGGAAAGCCTGTAAGTAAATACTCAACAAATGTTTTTCTCTCACTATTCGTTCTCGTGTCTAACAACACAACCTCAAACTTCATACTATTCCGAACAAACCTTAATGTTATAGACTTTCTGCTGTCAAACCACAAACTTCTTCATGAAACGAAACCTTTCTTTTACAACTACAAAGTTGGCAAGATCGTAATAGAAGCTACTCCTAGTGACTGCGATATATATCTAGACGGCATTTACTTGGGTAAAGGTAACGCTTCTGAAATAGTTCCAGAGGGTTTACACAAGGTCACAATTTCTAGAGGTAGCTTTGTAGTTGAAGAATATATCTACACCGAAAAAGGCAAAGTAAACTTTTACAAAAAGGATCTTCTTCCCACCTTCACAAATACTTCAACTATATACCTGGACTCATCACCTAACGGAGCTAGTATCTTTGTAGAAAGCGATTACTTTGGAGTAACCCCTACAAATATAACACTACCTATGGGAAAATACAGAATCTGGCTTAAAAAAGGAGAACTTGAGAAATTTTCTTACGTTGACATAAATACGCAGAAGACAAATCTAATGTTTAACCTTCAACGATTAGACGATGAAACTGGCTACAATATAATCGCAGGACTTACTCTATTACTAGGCACTGCTACAGCATCTAGCATATTTCTCTACTTTTGGGCAGACTCACAGGAGAGGTATTATGATTTTCTGTATCAAAAGGAAAGAAAAGAGGAATACTACCAAATGAAGGAATATTACTACTACTTTCGTGACAACATGAGAACAACAGCAATAGTTGGTACAATAGGAACTTTCATACTCTGGGGCACTTCCTTGGGAATAGAATCAGACAAGTTTTTTGTAAAACTATCCATACCATTCTAGTTTGCTATCACATTGTCAAACCTTGCATCAATATACCTCACAGGCAACCCCTTTTGGATTATGTACCTAGTTGAAAGAAAAGCTTTCTTTATCTTTGATTCATCAACAGAGTGTCCAAAGTAAATGTTTATCTTGAACTTTGAATTGAAACCATATACTCCATCTCTATCAACTATAAAGGTATCTGGAAAATACTTACTTAAGGTTATTACTCTGTCTAGAGAATAAACAGACCTTGCTATATCTTGGAGTAGTTCCTTCTTCACATTTACCTTTTGGACAACTGTAACTGCGCTCTCAAAAGCTCTCCTATCGTAATTCTTCACTTCGTTCAATTCCTCATCATACAAAATGTAAGTATTACCTCCAACAAATACCTTTATCACTGGTTCCCTATACATAACACTTATATGCACTGAGTCTGGCGGGTATATGAATACCGATACTTCCTTAATTCCACTAGAAAATGACTCTATCTCTTTCTCAAAGGTTAATTTATCAACCTCAAAGATGCTTTTGTTACTAAACAGACTCACTATCCTCTCACACACAAAAGCATCGCTTCTATCAATATTCTGCGTAATCTTCATGTTCTTAACTTTCGTCCTAGGAGAATCACAATAAGTCAACGTTAATCCCAAGGGTATAACTAACGAGAGTATTATCACAAAAACAAGCTTAACAAAATTCATAACTTGAACTTTTCAGAGATAATACGCTTTATTTTTTGCAACGAATTGTCAATGTATTTTTTATTCTTACCTATCTTCTTAGCAATTTCCTCATACTTATACCCCATTACCCTAAGGTTTATGATCTCTCTATCTTCCTCCGAGAACAAAGAAGGGTTTGACTCTATAAACGCACTAATCTGCTTCTCAAGCAAATTCAAATCGTAGCTTAGGCTTCTCGTGTCTACTATCTCCATCTCCTCAACTGCCCCAAGTATCTTGGATCTAGAAGCCTCCTCCTTGAGCCTGTTTATTATCTCATTTTTTATGCATCTACTAAGAAATGTTTTCATTTTCACCCCCTTTGATGGATCAAACTTTCTCATCACTTCCAAAGCCTTAACCATGCCTTCCTGCAGTAGATCACTTACCATATTGGAATACTGGGGGTTTTTCTTAACAAAGTTAAAAACAACACTTCTAACAACTTTCTCTATCTCTTGATAATTATCCACTTCAGCTCCCTTAAACATAGGAATTATCTAACTAAAAATTTAGATACTTTAGACACGTTTGTCAACCTTGGTAACAGAACACAAACTATTGAATCTCTAGAAAACTGACTATAAAAGGGTATACTCTTATGAAATTATATGACAAACATAATCAATATAGCTATTGCTATGCCGTAGATAGCTATTCCTTCAGCAAGTCCTACGAATATCAAGCTTATTCCGAACATCTCAGGTTTTTCTGCTATAACCGAAATAGCCGAAACCCCAATTGGTCCTACTGCTATACCAGCACCAACCGCTGCTATTCCTACAGCCAGTGCAGATGCAATATATTTAAGTCCTAGGGCTAGAGGATCCTCTTTTGCTTGAACAGGCTGTGTATCATGCGAGGTCTGCGAAGAAGCATGAGTC
This is a stretch of genomic DNA from Brevinematia bacterium. It encodes these proteins:
- a CDS encoding PEGA domain-containing protein — protein: MLKKISNIVLLLGTVSNLLYSCAKVSTKISIPEPQVKTDVKITIVEIKNISTNTNLNLGYLMDIIKNRGIQIDFSEYYENSPEKALEDFKEISQKNSSASDTTNNLSNKLEIDLDSLIKGNLKKNIKRFIEKLGKYPCTEKEINIINLSKIEEEVIKHLTNQEIQKFIFTNYTTNTIFETNYYISESDTNKLRVEITEKEIFVSELKVSNEFLWKNIISNYPWVLKVTNGIPFVEGTPSDFSISVFYDIYGKPVSKYSTNVFLSLFVLVSNNTTSNFILFRTNLNVIDFLLSNHKLLHETKPFFYNYKVGKIVIEATPSDCDIYLDGIYLGKGNASEIVPEGLHKVTISRGSFVVEEYIYTEKGKVNFYKKDLLPTFTNTSTIYLDSSPNGASIFVESDYFGVTPTNITLPMGKYRIWLKKGELEKFSYVDINTQKTNLMFNLQRLDDETGYNIIAGLTLLLGTATASSIFLYFWADSQERYYDFLYQKERKEEYYQMKEYYYYFRDNMRTTAIVGTIGTFILWGTSLGIESDKFFVKLSIPF
- a CDS encoding sigma-70 family RNA polymerase sigma factor — its product is MFKGAEVDNYQEIEKVVRSVVFNFVKKNPQYSNMVSDLLQEGMVKALEVMRKFDPSKGVKMKTFLSRCIKNEIINRLKEEASRSKILGAVEEMEIVDTRSLSYDLNLLEKQISAFIESNPSLFSEEDREIINLRVMGYKYEEIAKKIGKNKKYIDNSLQKIKRIISEKFKL
- a CDS encoding ATP synthase subunit C, with the protein product MLGVIVVILIMLVLGVYFFLLVRAITSRSKNKVKATVIFGSILLTLTIVVLFALAGNVFAEETHASSQTSHDTQPVQAKEDPLALGLKYIASALAVGIAAVGAGIAVGPIGVSAISVIAEKPEMFGISLIFVGLAEGIAIYGIAIAILIMFVI